Within the Oncorhynchus clarkii lewisi isolate Uvic-CL-2024 chromosome 2, UVic_Ocla_1.0, whole genome shotgun sequence genome, the region CCCAGCACTCCTGTCATGTGATTGGTGGTTTAGTAGAACTTATGGTGTAGTGGGCGGGTGGAAGCCGGCATTAAAACATGTGGCAGTTGTTGGACAATGTACCAGAGAATCAGACATGCAGTGACGGGGTAAGACTATCTATTCTCCTGTTGTGTCTGTGTCACCACTATCACTTTTCATTGTGTGAGAATTGGTCACGTCACTGTGTGAACTCTGCTTTCTTGTTGTTTATTTTGGTACATTGAAGAATCAATGGATTAGAATGGATTTGGTACATTGATTAGATGATTATGATGATGTTGAAGGTATTAGTCTGAGATCAGTTTTGTGCTGAGTTGATTTTTCATTACAATTAAGTTGGCATAAGTGGTAAATTATGGATATTTGCCAGATACTCTTTTCCAAAGGATGCTGAATCCTGAATGAATACTCAAAAGGAATGGTATACCTATCATAGTgagctgtactgtaggtatgagTCTGTTGTGTGGATCTTTCTTAAGGTCCTCTAGTTTTGTACCAGCTGTGCAAATCTAAACTGCCCAGCACCACTCAACCATAAGACATTTCCCAGGTGATATTTTAGACTCAACGACTCTTATGAAGAGTTTTTGACTTTTATGACTTTTATGAAGCCCGAGGTCTTTGTGCTTACATTAGAGATGATTCTATGGGCAGTATGCTGTGAATCAAAAAGGTATATTTTTAATGTAATTCATGAATAATCTGGTGATAGTAATTGATTATTTTGTTTCTTATAACAAGTGTCAACCACTATTACAATTTCAATATGGTTTATCCTACAGCTAGGTTGGATAGATACTATGACAATGTTATTTTGATTGATTATTGACTGATTCTCTTCTCTCATTCAATCCCAGGGAGGCCCTGGGCAGGAGGCCTGCCCCGGCAGTGGTGACCCCACCCTCCCACAGGTCTATGCCCAGCCTCCCTCATACCCTCCACCAGGACAAGCTCCTCCCACACCTGCAGGCAGACTTCCTCCTCTAGACTATAGTTCCGCCCACCCCAACTCAGAGTACCAGGAGCATCACCAGCTCAGAGTCTATCAGGGCCCGCAACACGAAGGGGCTGACACTCTGGCAGCCATTAGCACGGTAAGAACAACATGATAGACTGGAGGTGTGGGACTATAGAAGTAGTGTCcaggaaagatagagagacagagatactttGTAATCAAGATatgtagctactgtatgtgtATATGGGGGAATCACATGTTGTTTGTAACATATTTCTAGGAGGGGATGTTATTCTAATCAACAACAACATGTCATACAAAGTTTGAGGAAATTCTTTGTCAGTacaatggaacacacacacacacagaggaccctACTTCTATATTTAGCTCCCCAACTCCACTCCTGTGCCCATGTAGGGGAATCTCCTCTGACACCCAGCAGAGCAGATAGGGGCAGCTGAGAGGAGATTCATTTTTGAAAGTgaatcccccccatctctctctctctctttccctctcccattATCTGGAAATAGAGCAGGTAACCCCAAAGCCGTTAACATGCAGTATGTCTGTGTAAGATCATGCACCGAGGTTACTGGTAGGGGTTCGGGGTAAAGAAAGTTGAGAAAGGAGAAGTTAAAAACACAGGAGAATGGAACAACACAGTATTTAAATGTAGGAttataatttaaatgtattttggtaTATTGTACGGCATAAGTTATTAGGTCAGTTATCAAGGTTCAATATTTCCTACTATTTATTTTCATATAGTCTACAGcacaaaatgacatgtatttgaTGGGATCTTCTGTAGTTTCATTAGGAACAAGGCCTAGTTTCTGAACTTATAATGAGGAAAACATGTACAAGTATGTTTATGTCCAGTGTCCTGGTAGGCTTTATATACTGTAGCTTATTACTCTAGACAAAGACAGAGGTGAATGGTGAATCAAGGTCAATGCATTGTGACTGTGAAGTCCTTTTCCCTGCCTCAGCAGCTCTTTCTGATGTCATAACTGACTTTTATGGCCACATTTATATATTCCATCACTAGAGCCCCTGACTTACAAGGTCCGTCCTGATTTTCGGGGAAAGTTGAGACGCCGCCACACATCATGGAGGTGGGGTCAACGGGGGAGGCCGAACGGGTGACCCCTCCCCCTCCGAAATATTGGCCAGGTTCAGAAATCAATTTTGCATCGTGACATGACACCAACATCCAACCCAACCCACCCACCCCTTTCTTCCactgccccctcccctctcttcactgtcCCACTTCCCATGTTTctggtatgtgtatgtgtgtgaggatgatgaggaggtGGTGTTTGTGTGAACCATGCTGCCATGGGAAGCCAGTATATAACAACACAGCAGTagcctgtatgtactgtatgtgtttgtgtgaagctgtctcgctctctctctctgtgtgaatgtgtctctctatccctctccctctgtttctaccCCACTTATTAATACATGCCCCCTCGGAATCTTGAGTAATGATCTTTAACCTTTGGCAGAAATAAGCAGCACCGTGACCCCAAACTGACATTTAGAACATTCAACTTTGACCCTGCCCGGCACTATGCCTCCCAGCTCCCACTCCTCACCCCAACCCAAGCTTTTTGCGCAAGTTCCTGCCTTGTTCACTTTATCTTTTTGTTTCATTTATTACTTATCGTTGCTCTGAGGACATTGTGCACATTTCTTTCTATCAGCCTTCCTATATTATAATGCTAATAATACCTGTTTTCATTTCTGCATATTAGGATCTGTATTTTGATTTGCATTAATATTTATCTGACTTCTTTCAAGCCTGCATTCACTTTGATTTTCAATTTAAAGATATTTTTCACTTTTGCTATTTTTTTCTTTGCCATTTTATTCTTCCTTTCACATTgcactctgctccctctctcctatctcccccactgctatctccctctctcctatctcccccactgctatctccctctctcctatctcccccactgctctctccctctctcctatctcccccaCTGCTCTCGCTCACTCATTTTTTTGTGTAATGTTTTTTTCATCTTAATTTTCTTGTTTGGACTCATATAATCCCTTGGTTTTTGGAGGACCAATAGACAGACACTGGCATCGTGGTGCATTTTGGGATAGTGGATGTTTTGGTTTTGAAGCACATTACTATATCCTGTATGGTTTTGCATGGGGGCACTTTAATGAGATTATATTATGAAAATGTATTCCTGCAGGCTTACTGTTTATGTGTCTATATAATCTATGTCACCTGAACTACCTAGTTATTATGAATTTCTAAGTATAATTCATCACAATTATGTTCAGTATGATATTGTATTTAGTTACAGTTCCTCCAAAGTATTTCTGTTGGGGAAGCTGTTACTTTCGGTGTTGGCTGGTTGTTATAACTGAATCAACATGACTATGTAGCCTAATATTTAGTTAGTGtacagcagaggaggctggtggcaggAGCTAtaagaggacgggctcattgtaatggctggaatagaatcAATGGAATTTTATTAGTTGTCTATTCAGAGGTGTACAAGTGCATGGACCAATTGGCAACATGTCCTTAGTTTCCTCTGTAATCTCCCCCCTTCTTTCTCTGCCTTTCCGTTGAAACCTTTTTTATATCCTTCTCCTGTTCTCTGtccttctatcctcctcctctcctcatcctttccttcttctcctgctctctgtccttctatcctcctcctctcctcatcctttccttcttctcctgttctctgtccttctatcctcctcctctcctcatcctttccttcttctcctgttctctgtccttctatcctcctcctctcctcatcctttcctccttctcctgctctctgtccttctatcctcctcctctcctcatcctttccttcttctcctgctctctgtccttctatcctcctcctctcctcctcctctcctcatcctttccttcttctcctgttctctgtccttctatcctcctcctctcctcatcctttcctccttctcctgctctctgtccttctatcctcctcctctccccatcctttccttcttctcctgctctctgtccttctatcctcctcctctcctcatcctttccttcttctcctgctctctgtccttctatcctcctcctctcctcatcctttccttcttctcctgctctctgtccttctatcctcctcctctcctcatcctttccttcttctcctgctctctgtccttctatcctcctcctctcctcatcctttcctccttctttttcttcttctgttctctgtccttctatcctcctcctctcctcatccttttcctccttctttttcttcttctcctgttctctgtccttctatcctcctctcctcatcctttccttcttctcctgctctctgtccttctatcctcctcctctcctcatcctttcctccttctttttcttcttctgttctctgtccttctatcctcctcctctcctcatccttttcctccttctttttcttcttctcctgttctctgtccttctatcctcctctcctcatcctttccTCCTTCTTTTTCTTATTCTCTTGTTCTCTGtccttctatcctcctcctctcctcatcctttcctccttcttctcctgttctctgtccttctatcctcctcctctccccatcccttcctccttctttttcttcttctcctgttctctgtccttctatcctcctcctctcctcatcctttcctccttctttttcttcttctcctgttctctgtccttctatcctcctcctctcctcatcctttcctccttctttttcttcttctcctgttctctgtccttctatcctcctcctctcctcatcctttcctccttctttttcttcttctcctgctctctgtccTTCTATCCTCATCCTTTCctccttctttttcttcttctcctgttctctgtccttctatcctcctcctctcctcatcctttcctccttctttttcttcttctcctgctctctgtccttctatcctcctcctctccccatcctttcctcctttttcttcttctcctgttctctgtcctatcctcctcctcttctcataCTTTCCTccttatttttcttcttctcctgctcttcctctgtctattctcttcctcctcttcttccttccttccttccttcactcctctccttcctttccccTTCCTTCACTTCCTTtctttcctcctcatctcctctattcttcattttcctcctcttctttttcctctcttcctctcctctcctcctcctcttctgtctccCCAGGACGATGCCCTGGTTCCGGTGACCTCTGACTCCCAAGCTCTGAGCATGTCAGTGTCATCAGGGGGCGGAGCAGGAAGTGGTAGCGATGAGGAGGGGTCAGGCAAGGCCCAGCCCAAGCGTCTCCACGTTTCCAACATCCCCTTCCGCTTCAGAGACCCGGACCTCAGACAGATGTTTGGGGTGAGAGACACAACCAGTGGTTATGTCCAGGTTTATTATCCTACAAGACATGAAGTCATCCTACGAAACATTATGTCATCTCTTACAACCTCAGTGATAACCTGTGGACAAGATTGTGATCTGTTTTTGTCTTTCAGCAATTTGGCAAGATCCTGGATGTGGAGATTATCTTTAATGAGAGAGGGTCAAAGGTGAGAGACCACTCAATATCAGAAATTACAAACTGAACTAATTAAACCTGGTTGCCCTATTATTTTTTGCCTTACCAAGACAATGACAAATTGGACAATCAGAAATGTTTCTCCTTCCAACTCTCAGGGTTTTGGGTTCGTGACCTTTGAGAGCGCAATGGATGCAGACCGAGCGAGGGAAAAACTGAACGGAACGATCGTTGAGGGGAGGAAGGTTGAAGTGAGGAATAGACATACTATAGATAGTTATCTtgaatatctgtctgtctgtctgtctgagaaatTGTACTGTATTGTCTGTGCAGGTGAACAATGCTACAGCCAGAATAGTCACCAAGAAGCCCCAAACACCTCTTGTGAATGGTGAGGTTTCAAGTAAGATACCTAAAGTTATTTGGACACATCTTTCCGTGGCATGTGGGAGGGGTGGACATGCACTCTGTACTTCTgaactgtgtctgtgttttccctTTATTCTCCATGATCTCCACTGTCTCTTTCTTCCTTTACTTGTTGTTTaacctctttctccttctctcaacatctctctctctctctctctcaacatctctctctctctctctctctccttcttactCTCAacatctccctccctttctctctctctctctctctctccttctctctctcaacatctccctccctttctctctctttctctctctctctctctctctccttctctctctcaacatctccctcccgttctctctctccttctctctctcaacatctccctccctttctctctctctctctctctctcttaacttctctctctcaacatctccctccctttctctctctctctctctctctctctctttatctctcttaacttctctctctctctccttctttctcttaacttctctctcactctcgctctctctctctctcttaacttctctctcactcactctcgctctctctccttctctctctctctctctttgtagccCCTGGATGGAAGATCAACCCTGTCATGGGAGCGATGTATGCACCTGAACTCTACACCGGTGAGTTTCAATGTGAGTTTTCGGGTGAGTTTGATTACTTCAATATTAGCTTGTCCTTGTCATATATGTTCTAGTACTGTATCCCTATCAAACCCAATCGGAATTCATGACCCCTTGTAGCGGAGGTCAGTCAGACTCTTGTGATGAGGCCTTGCTACCTCATCACCAAGGAGGAATACTATTTAGGTCTAATGGTTAAGACGTGGGTTTCCCAAGCAGGAGACTCGGGTTCAGATCCCACCTGTGATACTCAACCTCTCTTATCGATGGCTCCAAGAAAGCATGTTCCCTTGGGGGAGTCAATAAACCTGCTTCTAAAGGCAGGGTGGCTACAGTACATATCCTAGTGGGTACTgtaagctctctctctttctctctctcctcagttgcCAGTTTCCCCTACCCCGTAGCTGCTCCCACCCTGGCCTATCGGGGCTCACCACTGCGTGGGCGGGGCCGGGCTGTCTACAACACAATTCGCTCAGCTGCCGCACCCACTGCCATGCCCGCCTACCCTGGGTAAGATCATTTCTATCTTCAATAAATCTATTTTAAAAATGAATAACCATTTCCATTGTGAGTGTAAATGATTGAATTTTCACTGTTTATTGTGTGAATGATAGAATGTCTCCTTTCAGTGTGCTGTATCAAGATGGATTATATGGGGCTGAAGTCTATGTAAGTGGACATTTTTCTTCTGATTCAGCTTATTTCAGGCTGTCTACCTTGTGTTTAGCTAAAAGTTTATcttgtctctgaatgtctttttTCCTATCAGGGCGGGTATCCTGCAGCGTACAGAGTTGCCCAATCACCATCCGCTGCCACAGCAACATACAGTGATGGGTGAGCAGCAGCGCCCAATGACTGACAATGTGACTCTGTTTGTATGAGGATTTCAAGGTCTTTTTCCTTCAAATGGGACTTGAGATAAGCAGCACTCTAATGTTGAGGTTCTGTGGTCTTCAAGTCTGGTCTATGGAGCCTCACTGTTAGTTCTAACACAATACTAGCACACCTGTTTAGTAACCTGGACGGACATAGTGAAATaaaatccaggacactcaaattagaATGTTATGTTACGTTTGgaatggtatgtattcatttgtggatgtccatcatctatttcgtatgatatgttacgtatgACAACAATTTGGACAATATGTTAAGAATTTGCAATATGTATgacacaaattccaatttgttgtggctaacgttagctaggtggctaacgctacCTAGGTCGCTAACATTGGCtaggggttaaggctagggttaaggttagggtttaggagtTATGttaaaagggttaggggaagagttagctaacatgcaaagtagttacaaagtagctaaaaagtaataAGTAATTGCAAAGTTTCTTGCTAAAATGCCAAATTTGACCGTAATGAAATTCGAACATGACGTTTGCGTTAAACGCCCACCCAGCCACTCAGAACCGCCCACCCAGCCACTCAGAACCGCACACCCAGCCACTCAGAACCGCCCACCCAGCCACTCAGAACCGCCCACCCAGCCACTCAGAACCACCCACCCAGCCACTCAGAACCACCCACC harbors:
- the LOC139421421 gene encoding RNA binding protein fox-1 homolog 1-like isoform X13; amino-acid sequence: MWQLLDNVPENQTCSDGGGPGQEACPGSGDPTLPQVYAQPPSYPPPGQAPPTPAGRLPPLDYSSAHPNSEYQEHHQLRVYQGPQHEGADTLAAISTDDALVPVTSDSQALSMSVSSGGGAGSGSDEEGSGKAQPKRLHVSNIPFRFRDPDLRQMFGQFGKILDVEIIFNERGSKGFGFVTFESAMDADRAREKLNGTIVEGRKVEVNNATARIVTKKPQTPLVNAPGWKINPVMGAMYAPELYTGEFQCEFSVASFPYPVAAPTLAYRGSPLRGRGRAVYNTIRSAAAPTAMPAYPGVLYQDGLYGAEVYGGYPAAYRVAQSPSAATATYSDGYGRVYAAATDPYHHSVGPTATYGVGTMASLYRGGYNRFTPY
- the LOC139421421 gene encoding RNA binding protein fox-1 homolog 1-like isoform X11, whose translation is MWQLLDNVPENQTCSDGGGPGQEACPGSGDPTLPQVYAQPPSYPPPGQAPPTPAGRLPPLDYSSAHPNSEYQEHHQLRVYQGPQHEGADTLAAISTDDALVPVTSDSQALSMSVSSGGGAGSGSDEEGSGKAQPKRLHVSNIPFRFRDPDLRQMFGQFGKILDVEIIFNERGSKGFGFVTFESAMDADRAREKLNGTIVEGRKVEVNNATARIVTKKPQTPLVNAPGWKINPVMGAMYAPELYTGEFQFASFPYPVAAPTLAYRGSPLRGRGRAVYNTIRSAAAPTAMPAYPGMSPFSVLYQDGLYGAEVYGGYPAAYRVAQSPSAATATYSDGYGRVYAAATDPYHHSVGPTATYGVGTMASLYRGGYNRFTPY
- the LOC139421421 gene encoding RNA binding protein fox-1 homolog 1-like isoform X14 translates to MWQLLDNVPENQTCSDGGGPGQEACPGSGDPTLPQVYAQPPSYPPPGQAPPTPAGRLPPLDYSSAHPNSEYQEHHQLRVYQGPQHEGADTLAAISTDDALVPVTSDSQALSMSVSSGGGAGSGSDEEGSGKAQPKRLHVSNIPFRFRDPDLRQMFGQFGKILDVEIIFNERGSKGFGFVTFESAMDADRAREKLNGTIVEGRKVEVNNATARIVTKKPQTPLVNGEVSTPGWKINPVMGAMYAPELYTVASFPYPVAAPTLAYRGSPLRGRGRAVYNTIRSAAAPTAMPAYPGVLYQDGLYGAEVYGGYPAAYRVAQSPSAATATYSDGYGRVYAAATDPYHHSVGPTATYGVGTMASLYRGGYNRFTPY
- the LOC139421421 gene encoding RNA binding protein fox-1 homolog 1-like isoform X6 → MWQLLDNVPENQTCSDGGGPGQEACPGSGDPTLPQVYAQPPSYPPPGQAPPTPAGRLPPLDYSSAHPNSEYQEHHQLRVYQGPQHEGADTLAAISTDDALVPVTSDSQALSMSVSSGGGAGSGSDEEGSGKAQPKRLHVSNIPFRFRDPDLRQMFGQFGKILDVEIIFNERGSKGFGFVTFESAMDADRAREKLNGTIVEGRKVEVNNATARIVTKKPQTPLVNGEVSTPGWKINPVMGAMYAPELYTGEFQCEFSVASFPYPVAAPTLAYRGSPLRGRGRAVYNTIRSAAAPTAMPAYPGMSPFSVLYQDGLYGAEVYGGYPAAYRVAQSPSAATATYSDGYGRVYAAATDPYHHSVGPTATYGVGTMASLYRGGYNRFTPY
- the LOC139421421 gene encoding RNA binding protein fox-1 homolog 1-like isoform X15, whose product is MWQLLDNVPENQTCSDGGGPGQEACPGSGDPTLPQVYAQPPSYPPPGQAPPTPAGRLPPLDYSSAHPNSEYQEHHQLRVYQGPQHEGADTLAAISTDDALVPVTSDSQALSMSVSSGGGAGSGSDEEGSGKAQPKRLHVSNIPFRFRDPDLRQMFGQFGKILDVEIIFNERGSKGFGFVTFESAMDADRAREKLNGTIVEGRKVEVNNATARIVTKKPQTPLVNAPGWKINPVMGAMYAPELYTGEFQFASFPYPVAAPTLAYRGSPLRGRGRAVYNTIRSAAAPTAMPAYPGVLYQDGLYGAEVYGGYPAAYRVAQSPSAATATYSDGYGRVYAAATDPYHHSVGPTATYGVGTMASLYRGGYNRFTPY
- the LOC139421421 gene encoding RNA binding protein fox-1 homolog 1-like isoform X12 → MWQLLDNVPENQTCSDGGGPGQEACPGSGDPTLPQVYAQPPSYPPPGQAPPTPAGRLPPLDYSSAHPNSEYQEHHQLRVYQGPQHEGADTLAAISTDDALVPVTSDSQALSMSVSSGGGAGSGSDEEGSGKAQPKRLHVSNIPFRFRDPDLRQMFGQFGKILDVEIIFNERGSKGFGFVTFESAMDADRAREKLNGTIVEGRKVEVNNATARIVTKKPQTPLVNGEVSTPGWKINPVMGAMYAPELYTGEFQFASFPYPVAAPTLAYRGSPLRGRGRAVYNTIRSAAAPTAMPAYPGVLYQDGLYGAEVYGGYPAAYRVAQSPSAATATYSDGYGRVYAAATDPYHHSVGPTATYGVGTMASLYRGGYNRFTPY
- the LOC139421421 gene encoding RNA binding protein fox-1 homolog 1-like isoform X8; the protein is MLSSPTMILQPYGLPVYPQGAQCYPSLVQGGPGQEACPGSGDPTLPQVYAQPPSYPPPGQAPPTPAGRLPPLDYSSAHPNSEYQEHHQLRVYQGPQHEGADTLAAISTDDALVPVTSDSQALSMSVSSGGGAGSGSDEEGSGKAQPKRLHVSNIPFRFRDPDLRQMFGQFGKILDVEIIFNERGSKGFGFVTFESAMDADRAREKLNGTIVEGRKVEVNNATARIVTKKPQTPLVNGEVSTPGWKINPVMGAMYAPELYTGEFQFASFPYPVAAPTLAYRGSPLRGRGRAVYNTIRSAAAPTAMPAYPGVLYQDGLYGAEVYGGYPAAYRVAQSPSAATATYSDGYGRVYAAATDPYHHSVGPTATYGVGTMASLYRGGYNRFTPY
- the LOC139421421 gene encoding RNA binding protein fox-1 homolog 1-like isoform X3 is translated as MLSSPTMILQPYGLPVYPQGAQCYPSLVQGGPGQEACPGSGDPTLPQVYAQPPSYPPPGQAPPTPAGRLPPLDYSSAHPNSEYQEHHQLRVYQGPQHEGADTLAAISTDDALVPVTSDSQALSMSVSSGGGAGSGSDEEGSGKAQPKRLHVSNIPFRFRDPDLRQMFGQFGKILDVEIIFNERGSKGFGFVTFESAMDADRAREKLNGTIVEGRKVEVNNATARIVTKKPQTPLVNGEVSTPGWKINPVMGAMYAPELYTVASFPYPVAAPTLAYRGSPLRGRGRAVYNTIRSAAAPTAMPAYPGMSPFSVLYQDGLYGAEVYGGYPAAYRVAQSPSAATATYSDGYGRVYAAATDPYHHSVGPTATYGVGTMASLYRGGYNRFTPY
- the LOC139421421 gene encoding RNA binding protein fox-1 homolog 1-like isoform X1 → MLSSPTMILQPYGLPVYPQGAQCYPSLVQGGPGQEACPGSGDPTLPQVYAQPPSYPPPGQAPPTPAGRLPPLDYSSAHPNSEYQEHHQLRVYQGPQHEGADTLAAISTDDALVPVTSDSQALSMSVSSGGGAGSGSDEEGSGKAQPKRLHVSNIPFRFRDPDLRQMFGQFGKILDVEIIFNERGSKGFGFVTFESAMDADRAREKLNGTIVEGRKVEVNNATARIVTKKPQTPLVNAPGWKINPVMGAMYAPELYTGEFQCEFSVASFPYPVAAPTLAYRGSPLRGRGRAVYNTIRSAAAPTAMPAYPGMSPFSVLYQDGLYGAEVYGGYPAAYRVAQSPSAATATYSDGYGRVYAAATDPYHHSVGPTATYGVGTMASLYRGGYNRFTPY
- the LOC139421421 gene encoding RNA binding protein fox-1 homolog 1-like isoform X10 yields the protein MLSSPTMILQPYGLPVYPQGAQCYPSLVQGGPGQEACPGSGDPTLPQVYAQPPSYPPPGQAPPTPAGRLPPLDYSSAHPNSEYQEHHQLRVYQGPQHEGADTLAAISTDDALVPVTSDSQALSMSVSSGGGAGSGSDEEGSGKAQPKRLHVSNIPFRFRDPDLRQMFGQFGKILDVEIIFNERGSKGFGFVTFESAMDADRAREKLNGTIVEGRKVEVNNATARIVTKKPQTPLVNGEVSTPGWKINPVMGAMYAPELYTVASFPYPVAAPTLAYRGSPLRGRGRAVYNTIRSAAAPTAMPAYPGVLYQDGLYGAEVYGGYPAAYRVAQSPSAATATYSDGYGRVYAAATDPYHHSVGPTATYGVGTMASLYRGGYNRFTPY
- the LOC139421421 gene encoding RNA binding protein fox-1 homolog 1-like isoform X7 — its product is MLSSPTMILQPYGLPVYPQGAQCYPSLVQGGPGQEACPGSGDPTLPQVYAQPPSYPPPGQAPPTPAGRLPPLDYSSAHPNSEYQEHHQLRVYQGPQHEGADTLAAISTDDALVPVTSDSQALSMSVSSGGGAGSGSDEEGSGKAQPKRLHVSNIPFRFRDPDLRQMFGQFGKILDVEIIFNERGSKGFGFVTFESAMDADRAREKLNGTIVEGRKVEVNNATARIVTKKPQTPLVNAPGWKINPVMGAMYAPELYTGEFQFASFPYPVAAPTLAYRGSPLRGRGRAVYNTIRSAAAPTAMPAYPGMSPFSVLYQDGLYGAEVYGGYPAAYRVAQSPSAATATYSDGYGRVYAAATDPYHHSVGPTATYGVGTMASLYRGGYNRFTPY
- the LOC139421421 gene encoding RNA binding protein fox-1 homolog 1-like isoform X2; translation: MLSSPTMILQPYGLPVYPQGAQCYPSLVQGGPGQEACPGSGDPTLPQVYAQPPSYPPPGQAPPTPAGRLPPLDYSSAHPNSEYQEHHQLRVYQGPQHEGADTLAAISTDDALVPVTSDSQALSMSVSSGGGAGSGSDEEGSGKAQPKRLHVSNIPFRFRDPDLRQMFGQFGKILDVEIIFNERGSKGFGFVTFESAMDADRAREKLNGTIVEGRKVEVNNATARIVTKKPQTPLVNGEVSTPGWKINPVMGAMYAPELYTGEFQCEFSVASFPYPVAAPTLAYRGSPLRGRGRAVYNTIRSAAAPTAMPAYPGMSPFSVLYQDGLYGAEVYGGYPAAYRVAQSPSAATATYSDGYGRVYAAATDPYHHSVGPTATYGVGTMASLYRGGYNRFTPY
- the LOC139421421 gene encoding RNA binding protein fox-1 homolog 1-like isoform X4 yields the protein MLSSPTMILQPYGLPVYPQGAQCYPSLVQGGPGQEACPGSGDPTLPQVYAQPPSYPPPGQAPPTPAGRLPPLDYSSAHPNSEYQEHHQLRVYQGPQHEGADTLAAISTDDALVPVTSDSQALSMSVSSGGGAGSGSDEEGSGKAQPKRLHVSNIPFRFRDPDLRQMFGQFGKILDVEIIFNERGSKGFGFVTFESAMDADRAREKLNGTIVEGRKVEVNNATARIVTKKPQTPLVNGEVSTPGWKINPVMGAMYAPELYTGEFQFASFPYPVAAPTLAYRGSPLRGRGRAVYNTIRSAAAPTAMPAYPGMSPFSVLYQDGLYGAEVYGGYPAAYRVAQSPSAATATYSDGYGRVYAAATDPYHHSVGPTATYGVGTMASLYRGGYNRFTPY
- the LOC139421421 gene encoding RNA binding protein fox-1 homolog 1-like isoform X5, giving the protein MLSSPTMILQPYGLPVYPQGAQCYPSLVQGGPGQEACPGSGDPTLPQVYAQPPSYPPPGQAPPTPAGRLPPLDYSSAHPNSEYQEHHQLRVYQGPQHEGADTLAAISTDDALVPVTSDSQALSMSVSSGGGAGSGSDEEGSGKAQPKRLHVSNIPFRFRDPDLRQMFGQFGKILDVEIIFNERGSKGFGFVTFESAMDADRAREKLNGTIVEGRKVEVNNATARIVTKKPQTPLVNGEVSTPGWKINPVMGAMYAPELYTGEFQCEFSVASFPYPVAAPTLAYRGSPLRGRGRAVYNTIRSAAAPTAMPAYPGVLYQDGLYGAEVYGGYPAAYRVAQSPSAATATYSDGYGRVYAAATDPYHHSVGPTATYGVGTMASLYRGGYNRFTPY
- the LOC139421421 gene encoding RNA binding protein fox-1 homolog 1-like isoform X9, producing MLSSPTMILQPYGLPVYPQGAQCYPSLVQGGPGQEACPGSGDPTLPQVYAQPPSYPPPGQAPPTPAGRLPPLDYSSAHPNSEYQEHHQLRVYQGPQHEGADTLAAISTDDALVPVTSDSQALSMSVSSGGGAGSGSDEEGSGKAQPKRLHVSNIPFRFRDPDLRQMFGQFGKILDVEIIFNERGSKGFGFVTFESAMDADRAREKLNGTIVEGRKVEVNNATARIVTKKPQTPLVNAPGWKINPVMGAMYAPELYTVASFPYPVAAPTLAYRGSPLRGRGRAVYNTIRSAAAPTAMPAYPGVLYQDGLYGAEVYGGYPAAYRVAQSPSAATATYSDGYGRVYAAATDPYHHSVGPTATYGVGTMASLYRGGYNRFTPY